The nucleotide window AATCCTCAGGTTGAAAACTGGTTCAGATTAGAATCCAACTATTGAAGAACCAGGAGCGTTTTCTCAGAAATGGAGATAGTCACATCAATATTACAGTTTTTGtgctggattttgtttgtttaaaatgattCCTCTCATACCTTTATTTCCTCTCCCTGTTATTCCAGGTGTAAAATACGAGAAAGTTATTTCAAGTGGTGTGGCCACCAAAGAAAAGATTCAGCCTGACACAAAAATAACCTAGAGGGGGAATCTAACATATCGAGTGCAATGAATGAGTGTAATATACAACTTTCTGAAAAAAAGTTCTGGCATTTTGATagaattattttggtttttgtggaAGAAAGTactgtgcgtgtgtctgtgtgtaaaaTGACAAATTCTGTCGGACGTGAATCTGACTTTCCTGGAATTAGAATGCCTGTTCATGATAGGATAATACCCTTTTGTTAATTGTCACTCTTGTGAAGTATAGAGATGATCATGTATTTTACGATGAGGGAAAGGAACCGTTTCAAAGACGGTTAGTTTGGACCCAAGACCGTTTGACTTTAAGACCCCTGCACTTTTCACTCTACCATGCTGCCCGGCAGGTTAACTCTTAACATTCACTTCACCATTCTCTTCAGCCCATTCAGAAGACTAAGATGTTTATAGCGTGGatatcttttttactttattttgttttatttgtttgttttagaaagccGTGTGGAGGTTATGGATGATAAGCCCGGTCCTGGACCGCTGAGTGAGACTTCagaatttctcttctcctttggaGTTATAGCAGATATTCAGTATGCTGACTTAGAAGATGGCTATAATTTCCAAGGAAACAGACGGCGATACTACAGACACAGTCTGCTCCACTTACAAGGTGCTATCGAGCACTGGAATACAGAAGGCAGCCCGCCCCGCTGTGTACTTCAGCTTGGAGACATCATTGACGGATATAACGCGCAGTATAAAGCCTCTGAAAAGTCGCTGGAACTTGTTATGAACACATTCCAGATGCTTAAAGTTCCCGTTCATCATACATGGGGGAACCATGAGTTCTATAACTTCAGCAGAAACTACTTAACAAATTCTAAACTTAACACAAAGTTTCTGGAAGACCAGATTGTGCACCATCCCGAGACCGTGCCTTCAGAGAACTACTATGCTTATCATTTTGTACCGTTCCCTCAATTCCGGTTCATTTTACTGGATGCTTACGACTTGAGCGTCTTGGGCGTGGATCAGTCCTCTGCAAAATACCAGCAGTGTCTGAAGATACTGAAGGGTCACAATCCAAACTCGGAATTGAATAGTCCTCAAGGTGAATTATTCCTTTGAGCTGAGAATCTAATATATTGTCTTTAAATTCTTCAGCCACCTTTTATTCAGCAGGAAGATGGATGGTTAAGGTAAAAGTATATCGTCGCCGTCGTTCAGGGTCAGGATTTCTCACAAGCCCCATGGCACGTGCATTGGTTGCAGTTGGTTGCAGATGCGTTTCACGGATGTCTGAATGTCTCTTCTGGGCCAGGCCCTTTTTCTAGGGCTAGCTAGTCAGAGCCATAAGCCATGCTGACAGCATCCCCTTTCTTTTTAGTGGATTGAGTGGAGGAAACGAGAGACACGGTGGGCGGGACCGGGAATAAATGAAATTACTTCCACGGTGATAAATCCTACCGAGAAAATCACGTAGGGTGTTAAAGAAAAGGATCGCGTACTGTTTTAGCTTCAGTGGTCAGAGGAGATGGCCTCTCCAGAGAGAAAAACATGGAAGCGGAAACCTGGATGGTTGGAAGGAGTCGTCCTTGGGAAGCACGGGGTGGGCAGAGTGTTGGGGACGGAGTGGGGGACAGATGGGAAGGTGCCCGGCACAGGGAGCCTTGGGCATCAGGACACAGGAAGAGGCCagtgagggaagcagaggagCATGTGCAGCGCGCCTCATCCGTACTTTGCCCTGTGCCTTGTGGCTCCCCGTTTTAAGTCAGCCGCTGCCCAGCATTCCTCAGGAAAGGTGCAAGTGTCCCCACGTTAGCCGAGCTCGAGTGCCCAAATGAGGGGAAAACTGGCCGTTGATGGGTCTAACGTACCTCATTCATTTCAGGACTGTCTGAGCCCCAGTTTGTCCAGTTCAATGGAGGATTCAGCCAAGAGCAGCTGAACTGGTTGAACGAAGTCCTCACCTTCTCGGACACAAACCAGGAAAAGGTGGTGATTGTGAGTAAGTATTTCAGTTGCTCGATTTCACCAGCGTCGTGGAGGACGGGAGAGTTAGGTCGAAAGTGCACTGGTAGTATTTCGGTTGTGATGTCCTCTTGCTGTGAAATGAATGcttccattccccccccccccaccccgagaacCTGAGTATAAGATTGACGTTTACAGCCGAGCCAGGAAAGAactgtaaaataacaaaaacatgttGCCACATGTTAATGCCTGGGAGTCGGCCTTTTAGGTTTCAAAGTAGAATTTCAGCACAGGGGATCAGTTTACGTAgcacagttgactcttgaacgaCGCAGGGGATGGGGTGCCGccccctgcacagtcaaaaatccacatgtaacttgtGACTCCCTAGAAGCTTAAACTACACGTGGCCTCCTGTTGGCTGGGAGCCTTACGG belongs to Acinonyx jubatus isolate Ajub_Pintada_27869175 chromosome E1, VMU_Ajub_asm_v1.0, whole genome shotgun sequence and includes:
- the ADPRM gene encoding manganese-dependent ADP-ribose/CDP-alcohol diphosphatase isoform X1 is translated as MPEFLASGVELGFSGSSAPSTRCTSDHFQKSRVEVMDDKPGPGPLSETSEFLFSFGVIADIQYADLEDGYNFQGNRRRYYRHSLLHLQGAIEHWNTEGSPPRCVLQLGDIIDGYNAQYKASEKSLELVMNTFQMLKVPVHHTWGNHEFYNFSRNYLTNSKLNTKFLEDQIVHHPETVPSENYYAYHFVPFPQFRFILLDAYDLSVLGVDQSSAKYQQCLKILKGHNPNSELNSPQGLSEPQFVQFNGGFSQEQLNWLNEVLTFSDTNQEKVVIVSHLPIYPEASDSVCLAWNYRDALAVIWSHRCVVCFFAGHTHDGGYSEDPFGVHHVNLEGVIETAPDSQAFGTVYVYPDKMMLKGRGRVPDRIMNYKRESAFRC
- the ADPRM gene encoding manganese-dependent ADP-ribose/CDP-alcohol diphosphatase isoform X6; this encodes MPEFLASGVELGFSGSSAPSTRCTSDHFQKSRVEVMDDKPGPGPLSETSEFLFSFGVIADIQYADLEDGYNFQGNRRRYYRHSLLHLQGAIEHWNTEGSPPRCVLQLGDIIDGYNAQYKASEKSLELVMNTFQMLKVPVHHTWGNHEFYNFSRNYLTNSKLNTKFLEDQIVHHPETVPSENYYAYHFVPFPQFRFILLDAYDLSVLGVDQSSAKYQQCLKILKGHNPNSELNSPQGLSEPQFVQFNGGFSQEQLNWLNEVLTFSDTNQEKVVIVSHCHQI
- the ADPRM gene encoding manganese-dependent ADP-ribose/CDP-alcohol diphosphatase isoform X3, translated to MPEFLASGVELGFSGSSAPSTRCTSDHFQKSRVEVMDDKPGPGPLSETSEFLFSFGVIADIQYADLEDGYNFQGNRRRYYRHSLLHLQGAIEHWNTEGSPPRCVLQLGDIIDGYNAQYKASEKSLELVMNTFQMLKVPVHHTWGNHEFYNFSRNYLTNSKLNTKFLEDQIVHHPETVPSENYYAYHFVPFPQFRFILLDAYDLSVLGVDQSSAKYQQCLKILKGHNPNSELNSPQGLSEPQFVQFNGGFSQEQLNWLNEVLTFSDTNQEKVVIVSGPRLFLRPLLLCPVGSGPTQIRFTLCEWGTREQFPAAKGALGKVGSSSQSQWAPPTK
- the ADPRM gene encoding manganese-dependent ADP-ribose/CDP-alcohol diphosphatase isoform X4; this encodes MPEFLASGVELGFSGSSAPSTRCTSDHFQKSRVEVMDDKPGPGPLSETSEFLFSFGVIADIQYADLEDGYNFQGNRRRYYRHSLLHLQGAIEHWNTEGSPPRCVLQLGDIIDGYNAQYKASEKSLELVMNTFQMLKVPVHHTWGNHEFYNFSRNYLTNSKLNTKFLEDQIVHHPETVPSENYYAYHFVPFPQFRFILLDAYDLSVLGVDQSSAKYQQCLKILKGHNPNSELNSPQGLSEPQFVQFNGGFSQEQLNWLNEVLTFSDTNQEKVVIVSLLPVRPCRKMAIICTHASLWIEGETNMITRETAGCHF
- the ADPRM gene encoding manganese-dependent ADP-ribose/CDP-alcohol diphosphatase isoform X5 — encoded protein: MPEFLASGVELGFSGSSAPSTRCTSDHFQKSRVEVMDDKPGPGPLSETSEFLFSFGVIADIQYADLEDGYNFQGNRRRYYRHSLLHLQGAIEHWNTEGSPPRCVLQLGDIIDGYNAQYKASEKSLELVMNTFQMLKVPVHHTWGNHEFYNFSRNYLTNSKLNTKFLEDQIVHHPETVPSENYYAYHFVPFPQFRFILLDAYDLSVLGVDQSSAKYQQCLKILKGHNPNSELNSPQGLSEPQFVQFNGGFSQEQLNWLNEVLTFSDTNQEKVVIVRTVESHVRTQ
- the ADPRM gene encoding manganese-dependent ADP-ribose/CDP-alcohol diphosphatase isoform X2, whose amino-acid sequence is MDDKPGPGPLSETSEFLFSFGVIADIQYADLEDGYNFQGNRRRYYRHSLLHLQGAIEHWNTEGSPPRCVLQLGDIIDGYNAQYKASEKSLELVMNTFQMLKVPVHHTWGNHEFYNFSRNYLTNSKLNTKFLEDQIVHHPETVPSENYYAYHFVPFPQFRFILLDAYDLSVLGVDQSSAKYQQCLKILKGHNPNSELNSPQGLSEPQFVQFNGGFSQEQLNWLNEVLTFSDTNQEKVVIVSHLPIYPEASDSVCLAWNYRDALAVIWSHRCVVCFFAGHTHDGGYSEDPFGVHHVNLEGVIETAPDSQAFGTVYVYPDKMMLKGRGRVPDRIMNYKRESAFRC